In Chryseobacterium oranimense, a single window of DNA contains:
- a CDS encoding YceI family protein, which translates to MKKVFLSLVFVLISVLGFAQTEWSADPMHSSINFTIKHMGISFVQGRFDTFKGRVTAEGPNLDNAVFDFGVEVNSINTGVEMRDKHLKSPDFFDVDKYPAISFHSTSITKDKNNLYTLKGTLKIKETIKEITVPVTFGGVTKNQQGKEVMGFQTKFTVNRLDYGIKYDPTGAGVAKDVEVSLFFELVKQ; encoded by the coding sequence ATGAAAAAAGTATTTTTATCTCTCGTATTCGTGTTAATAAGCGTTTTGGGGTTTGCTCAGACAGAATGGTCGGCAGATCCTATGCATTCTTCGATAAACTTTACCATTAAACATATGGGAATCAGCTTCGTACAGGGACGGTTTGATACCTTTAAAGGAAGAGTTACTGCTGAAGGTCCGAATTTAGACAATGCTGTTTTTGATTTCGGAGTAGAAGTAAATTCCATCAATACAGGAGTAGAGATGAGAGATAAGCATCTTAAAAGCCCGGATTTTTTTGATGTTGACAAATATCCGGCAATAAGCTTTCACAGCACCTCTATTACTAAAGACAAGAATAATTTATATACACTGAAAGGAACTCTGAAAATTAAGGAAACTATAAAAGAAATTACAGTTCCGGTAACGTTTGGAGGCGTTACGAAAAACCAGCAGGGAAAAGAAGTAATGGGCTTCCAGACCAAATTCACAGTGAACCGTCTTGACTATGGAATTAAATATGATCCAACCGGTGCCGGTGTAGCCAAAGATGTAGAAGTAAGCTTATTTTTTGAACTGGTAAAACAATAG
- a CDS encoding CTP synthase: MSKKNTKYIFVTGGVTSSLGKGIVSASLGLLLKSRGFNVTIQKLDPYINIDPGTLNPYEHGECYVTEDGAETDLDLGHYERYLDAPTSQNNNVTTGKIYQTVIEKERKGDFLGKTVQVIPHITNEIKRRIKMLSKQNYDIIITEIGGTVGDIESLPYIETVRQLKWELGEKNSMVIHLTLLPYLASSGELKTKPSQHSVRQLMESGIMADVLVCRTEHKIPKDQRAKLAQFCNVPLDNVIECKDLETIYEVPIYLQKQNFDDVVLKGLDLKSDKEADIKEWKNFLKKFQNPKRTVEIALVGKYVSLQDSYISIAEAFKHAGADLETEVKVRWVYSGDITAENIKDTLKGVNGILVAPGFGDRGIEGKVLTAQYARENKVPMLGICLGMQIMTVEFARNVLGHTKANSMEFDTATPDPVISLMEEQKNIVDKGGTMRLGAWKCALKNGSRLNEIYGAKNITERHRHRYEFNSDYLQEFEKNGFLATGTNPETGLVEALELPDHPFYVGVQYHPEYKSTVATPHPLFRAFIKACEKK, encoded by the coding sequence ATGAGTAAAAAGAATACAAAGTACATCTTTGTGACAGGAGGTGTAACTTCATCTTTGGGAAAAGGAATCGTGTCTGCTTCTCTGGGACTTTTGTTAAAATCACGCGGTTTTAACGTAACGATCCAAAAACTGGATCCTTATATCAACATCGACCCGGGAACTTTGAATCCATATGAACACGGAGAATGCTATGTAACCGAAGATGGCGCAGAAACGGATCTGGATTTAGGTCACTACGAGCGTTACCTTGATGCTCCCACTTCCCAGAACAACAACGTTACTACAGGGAAAATCTACCAAACCGTTATTGAAAAAGAAAGGAAAGGAGATTTCTTAGGAAAAACAGTTCAGGTAATTCCTCATATCACCAACGAGATCAAGCGCAGAATCAAAATGCTTTCCAAGCAGAACTACGATATCATCATTACCGAGATCGGAGGAACTGTCGGGGATATTGAATCTCTTCCGTACATTGAAACTGTCCGTCAGCTGAAATGGGAGCTTGGTGAGAAAAATTCTATGGTGATCCACCTTACCCTATTGCCTTATCTGGCCTCAAGTGGTGAACTGAAAACAAAACCTTCACAGCATTCCGTTCGTCAATTGATGGAAAGCGGAATCATGGCTGATGTTTTGGTTTGCAGAACAGAACATAAGATTCCTAAAGATCAGAGAGCAAAACTGGCTCAGTTTTGTAATGTTCCTTTAGATAATGTGATTGAATGTAAAGATCTTGAAACGATCTATGAAGTTCCTATCTATCTTCAGAAGCAAAACTTTGATGATGTAGTACTGAAAGGTTTAGATCTTAAAAGTGATAAAGAAGCTGATATCAAGGAATGGAAAAACTTCCTTAAAAAATTCCAGAACCCTAAAAGAACAGTAGAAATTGCCTTGGTAGGAAAATATGTTTCCCTACAGGACTCTTATATTTCTATTGCTGAAGCGTTCAAACATGCCGGAGCAGATCTTGAAACGGAAGTAAAAGTAAGATGGGTATACAGTGGAGATATTACCGCTGAAAACATTAAAGATACTTTAAAAGGTGTTAATGGTATTCTTGTGGCACCAGGTTTCGGAGACCGTGGAATTGAAGGAAAAGTTCTTACTGCACAATATGCCAGAGAAAATAAGGTTCCTATGTTGGGAATCTGTCTGGGAATGCAGATCATGACGGTTGAATTTGCAAGAAATGTTCTAGGGCATACCAAAGCGAATTCAATGGAGTTCGATACGGCAACACCTGATCCTGTAATCTCATTAATGGAAGAACAGAAAAACATTGTGGATAAAGGAGGAACGATGCGTCTTGGAGCGTGGAAATGTGCCTTAAAGAACGGTTCCAGATTAAACGAAATCTACGGTGCTAAAAATATTACAGAAAGACACCGTCACCGTTATGAATTCAACAGTGATTATCTTCAGGAATTCGAGAAGAACGGCTTCCTGGCAACAGGAACCAATCCTGAAACAGGTCTTGTAGAAGCTCTTGAGCTTCCGGATCATCCGTTTTATGTAGGAGTACAGTACCATCCTGAATATAAAAGTACAGTAGCAACGCCGCATCCTCTGTTCAGAGCTTTTATTAAGGCTTGCGAAAAGAAATAA